One Streptococcus sp. zg-86 DNA window includes the following coding sequences:
- a CDS encoding MIP/aquaporin family protein, whose product MAKELLGEVIGTALLILLGNGVVAGVVLDKSKSKDAGWIVITIGWGLAVAMAAFVSGVLGPAHLNPAVSIAMAYAGNLPWSSVLPYIGAQFIGAFIGSILVYLMYKDHYDATEDTGAVLATFSTGPAIRNTVTNTISEAIGTFVLVLGLLAFGNYDMPAGLGTLTVGALIVSLGVSLGGPTGYALNPARDLGPRIMHAILPLKHKGDSDWGYALVPVIGPIIGGLLAAIFYGLAF is encoded by the coding sequence ATGGCAAAAGAATTATTAGGTGAAGTAATTGGAACAGCCTTACTCATCTTATTGGGGAATGGTGTTGTTGCAGGTGTGGTACTTGATAAGAGTAAGAGTAAAGATGCTGGTTGGATTGTGATTACAATTGGTTGGGGACTTGCAGTTGCAATGGCAGCCTTTGTGAGTGGCGTATTAGGCCCTGCTCACTTGAACCCTGCTGTATCGATTGCAATGGCTTATGCAGGCAATCTTCCTTGGAGTTCAGTCCTTCCTTATATCGGTGCACAATTTATCGGAGCCTTTATCGGAAGTATCTTGGTGTACTTGATGTACAAGGATCATTATGATGCGACAGAAGATACTGGAGCAGTGCTTGCGACTTTCTCTACAGGCCCTGCAATCCGCAACACTGTAACCAATACAATCAGTGAAGCAATCGGTACTTTCGTTCTTGTACTTGGCTTACTTGCTTTTGGCAACTATGATATGCCAGCTGGTCTTGGTACCTTGACTGTTGGAGCTTTGATTGTTTCTCTTGGAGTATCTCTTGGTGGTCCAACAGGATATGCCTTGAATCCAGCGCGTGACCTCGGACCTCGTATCATGCACGCTATTCTTCCATTGAAACACAAAGGTGATTCCGATTGGGGCTATGCACTTGTACCAGTTATTGGCCCAATCATCGGAGGTTTACTTGCAGCAATCTTTTACGGACTAGCTTTCTAA
- a CDS encoding helix-turn-helix domain-containing protein produces the protein MQIEDLLEKRERAIYFLVQRLRSSRSSLPLKELSQDLQLSRATLIRYIESFVAETHDEHLGVSLKVQEEEVVYTRSNQLVYENWLAHLCQFSTKYQILLYIFDREEFSIQALAQHLLMSEASLNRQLAALNHLLQDFQISIRNGRLKGSELQIRYFYYQLFLHTKVLNEVTHHSLFVPAFRFLPLFERFYDSHFNSFQALQLALWLGISQRRGRLQEVDFRETIQLMTPYMEQKWYKELRQFSLTLYQYQPSTMREGEVMSLFAFLFSQSILAPQKLERMLAFGGPIREATTWSYHTIRQELGQHFPIDEKILYYLNQLLGSLYFFKGCLKEQVWTTKQEEYVARASDFLSEVLEQFYQPQFPTVAFQSKEKVYPLASLFSYLNQVRPVLVRIGFLSYQSPILAEPILFQLQKEFERKYAVTIEPFMEDKVYDLVISEGQECLAPSVYYLHQGLYEQDLITLKKMIQAIQLEKEKVAGSRLEEPSFPIDSR, from the coding sequence ATGCAGATTGAGGATCTTCTGGAAAAACGAGAAAGAGCCATTTATTTTCTGGTTCAGCGCTTGCGCAGTAGTCGATCCAGTTTACCATTAAAAGAATTAAGCCAAGACCTCCAGTTATCACGGGCAACCTTGATTCGCTATATCGAATCCTTTGTAGCAGAAACGCATGATGAACACCTAGGAGTATCGTTGAAAGTTCAAGAGGAAGAAGTCGTCTATACCCGCTCCAACCAGTTAGTGTACGAGAACTGGCTTGCTCATCTTTGTCAATTTAGCACCAAGTACCAGATTTTACTCTATATTTTTGATCGTGAGGAATTTTCCATTCAAGCTCTAGCCCAGCATTTACTCATGAGTGAGGCGAGTTTGAATCGGCAATTGGCTGCACTGAATCATCTTTTACAGGATTTTCAAATCAGTATTCGTAATGGAAGACTAAAAGGAAGCGAATTGCAAATTCGGTATTTTTACTATCAATTATTCTTACATACCAAGGTGTTAAATGAGGTAACACATCATTCTCTCTTTGTTCCTGCTTTTCGTTTTCTTCCCCTTTTTGAGCGGTTCTATGATTCGCACTTCAATTCCTTTCAAGCCTTGCAACTGGCTTTATGGCTAGGAATTTCACAAAGAAGAGGGAGATTACAGGAAGTTGATTTCAGAGAAACCATTCAGCTGATGACACCTTATATGGAGCAGAAATGGTACAAAGAATTACGCCAATTTTCCCTAACTCTCTATCAATACCAACCGTCTACGATGCGAGAAGGAGAGGTGATGTCCCTTTTTGCCTTCTTGTTTAGCCAGTCAATTTTAGCGCCGCAGAAGCTTGAGAGAATGTTGGCATTTGGTGGTCCGATTCGGGAGGCAACAACTTGGTCTTATCATACTATTCGTCAAGAGTTGGGGCAACATTTTCCAATTGATGAAAAAATTCTCTACTATCTCAATCAGTTATTAGGTAGTCTGTATTTTTTCAAAGGATGTCTAAAAGAGCAGGTTTGGACGACCAAGCAGGAAGAATATGTGGCTAGGGCTTCTGACTTTTTGTCCGAGGTTCTTGAGCAATTTTATCAACCGCAATTTCCAACGGTTGCCTTTCAGAGTAAGGAGAAAGTATACCCATTGGCCTCTCTTTTTTCCTATCTTAACCAAGTACGACCGGTTCTTGTTCGTATCGGCTTTCTTTCGTATCAATCGCCCATTTTGGCAGAGCCAATCTTATTTCAGCTCCAAAAAGAATTTGAACGCAAGTATGCTGTGACGATTGAGCCTTTTATGGAAGATAAAGTATATGACCTAGTGATTTCAGAGGGGCAAGAGTGCTTAGCACCGTCTGTTTATTATCTTCACCAAGGCTTGTACGAGCAAGACCTGATTACCCTGAAGAAAATGATTCAGGCTATTCAACTGGAAAAAGAAAAGGTTGCAGGAAGTCGATTAGAAGAGCCTAGTTTTCCAATTGATAGCCGGTAA
- the pepF gene encoding oligoendopeptidase F: MTNAMPKRQEIDVQLTWDTSLMYPSHQAYQEGLAAYKTQVEQFEKAYKDNLTSLEVIIKALKEYETLRAIDSNLSHYAFLNLDVDKMNPELASLANEYQVTIASTFPKIAFLPTQLALLDEALLQEVSATQPQWTSFINDILRQKPHQLHPLQEELLANFAPTFGQPYRNYETTKFEDMTFDDIEVNGQTYGNSYVLFENDYEISHDTELRRKAAEGFYSTLRKYKNTTAADYLSHIKNEQIEAKLRGFDSTIDYLLFSQNVSRDLFDRQIDVIMNELAPHMRRYVKLVAKAHGLEKITHADLKISLPSDFNQRITPEESKQFLIDCLGILGEDYIKMIEQAFDERWIDFAQNEGKATGGYCATLYDGPSYILLSWTGLMNEVLVLAHELGHAGHFQLAKKQSILNYDPSLYFIEAPSTANEVLTCNTLLKQNQDPDFQAYLISELISRTYFHNMVTHLLEAAFQREVYTRLDNDEYLNGDILCQIKLDVIKAFWGDDFEIGEDAGLIWMRQPHYYIGLYPYTYSAGLTIGTAMAKQLEENPEAVVEKWLETLSLGASLSAQELAQHAGVDVSTDKPLKETIAYIGSLVDKLEKL, from the coding sequence ATGACAAATGCCATGCCAAAACGTCAAGAAATTGATGTACAGTTAACATGGGATACTTCCCTAATGTATCCTTCTCATCAGGCTTACCAAGAAGGTCTTGCTGCTTACAAAACGCAAGTTGAACAATTTGAAAAAGCCTACAAAGACAACTTGACTTCTCTTGAAGTGATTATCAAGGCTCTTAAAGAATATGAAACGCTTCGTGCTATCGATAGTAATTTAAGCCACTATGCCTTTTTAAATCTTGATGTCGACAAGATGAATCCAGAGCTGGCTTCGCTTGCCAATGAATACCAGGTAACCATTGCTTCAACTTTTCCAAAAATCGCATTTTTACCTACCCAACTTGCCCTACTGGATGAAGCATTGTTACAGGAAGTAAGTGCTACTCAACCACAATGGACCAGTTTTATCAATGATATTTTACGACAAAAACCGCATCAATTACACCCATTGCAAGAAGAATTGTTAGCAAATTTTGCTCCAACATTTGGCCAACCTTACCGTAATTATGAGACAACAAAATTTGAAGATATGACCTTTGACGATATCGAGGTAAATGGTCAAACATATGGGAATAGCTATGTACTTTTTGAAAATGATTATGAAATTAGCCATGATACGGAGCTTCGTCGCAAGGCAGCTGAAGGCTTTTACTCTACCCTTCGTAAGTATAAGAATACAACGGCAGCTGATTATCTCTCACACATCAAAAATGAACAAATTGAAGCGAAATTACGTGGCTTTGATTCAACGATTGATTATCTATTGTTCAGTCAAAATGTTTCGCGGGATTTATTTGACCGTCAAATTGACGTGATTATGAACGAACTAGCACCCCACATGCGCCGCTATGTCAAATTAGTTGCTAAAGCACACGGTCTAGAAAAAATTACCCATGCAGACTTAAAAATCAGTCTTCCTTCAGATTTCAACCAACGGATTACTCCAGAAGAATCCAAACAATTCTTGATTGACTGTCTCGGTATCTTGGGTGAGGACTATATCAAGATGATTGAACAGGCCTTTGATGAGCGCTGGATTGACTTTGCTCAAAATGAAGGCAAAGCAACTGGTGGCTATTGTGCAACCCTTTACGATGGACCTTCTTACATCCTCCTATCTTGGACAGGTTTGATGAACGAGGTCTTGGTACTCGCACATGAACTAGGGCACGCCGGTCATTTCCAATTAGCGAAAAAGCAAAGTATTCTGAACTATGATCCGTCACTCTACTTTATCGAAGCTCCTTCTACTGCAAATGAAGTCTTGACTTGCAATACCCTCTTGAAACAAAATCAAGATCCAGATTTCCAAGCCTACCTCATCAGCGAGTTGATTAGCCGTACCTACTTCCACAATATGGTCACTCACCTATTGGAAGCAGCATTCCAACGAGAAGTTTACACTCGTTTGGACAATGATGAATACCTCAATGGTGATATTCTCTGCCAAATTAAATTAGATGTGATCAAGGCCTTCTGGGGCGACGACTTTGAAATCGGAGAAGATGCAGGGCTTATTTGGATGCGCCAGCCACATTACTACATTGGCCTCTATCCGTATACCTACTCAGCAGGTCTCACGATTGGTACAGCCATGGCCAAACAGCTTGAGGAAAATCCAGAAGCAGTTGTCGAAAAATGGCTTGAAACCCTTTCATTAGGTGCTAGCTTGTCTGCTCAAGAATTGGCTCAACATGCTGGGGTGGATGTGTCAACTGACAAACCGTTGAAAGAGACTATTGCCTATATTGGCTCCTTGGTTGATAAATTAGAAAAATTATAG
- the glpO gene encoding type 1 glycerol-3-phosphate oxidase: protein MEFSKETRRLAIEKMQDRQLDLLVIGGGITGAGVAIQAAASGMETALIEMQDFAEGTSSRSTKLVHGGLRYLKQFDVEVVSDTVSERAVVQQIAPHIPKPDPMLLPVYDEEGSTFSMFRLKVAMDLYDLLAGVNNTDLANKVLTKEEVLEREPHLKQEGLVGGGVYLDFRNNDARLVIENIKRAAKDGALIASRVKAERFIKDENDKVVGIVARDLLTDTSFEIRARLVINTTGPWSDEVRNLGGEGSGVFQMRPTKGVHLVVDSARLSVPQPTYFDTGEADGRMVFVLPRENKTYFGTTDTDYTGDLANPTVTQEDVDYLLAIVNNRFPEANLTIDDIESGWAGLRPLLSGNGASDYNGGNNGKLSDDSFNNLIDTVKAYLNHEKSRDDVEHDLTQLEGSVSEKTLDPSAVSRGSSLDRDDNGLLTLAGGKITDFRKMAEGALEKVAEILETEHGRKFRLINSKTYPVSGGELNPANVAEEIEHLAQLGVKKGLHYDDALYLANLYGSNAPKVFALNHKVEAVSQLNQRDLLSLHYAMKEEMTLTAVDYLLRRTNYMLFMREQLDSIVDDVLLEMAAYYDWSEEEQAAQRALLDETLVKNDLAYLKN from the coding sequence ATGGAATTTTCAAAAGAAACAAGACGATTAGCCATTGAAAAAATGCAGGATAGACAGCTTGATCTGCTGGTTATCGGAGGCGGCATAACTGGTGCAGGTGTCGCTATTCAAGCAGCGGCAAGTGGAATGGAGACAGCCTTAATCGAAATGCAAGATTTCGCTGAAGGGACCAGTAGCCGTTCGACAAAATTGGTTCACGGTGGCTTGCGTTACTTGAAACAATTTGATGTGGAAGTTGTCTCGGATACGGTATCAGAACGTGCAGTTGTGCAACAAATTGCCCCTCACATTCCAAAACCAGACCCAATGCTCCTTCCTGTCTATGATGAAGAAGGTTCCACTTTTAGTATGTTCCGCCTAAAAGTTGCGATGGACTTGTATGACCTCCTAGCTGGGGTGAACAATACAGATTTGGCTAATAAGGTTTTAACAAAAGAAGAGGTGTTAGAGCGTGAGCCTCACTTGAAACAAGAAGGTCTTGTCGGTGGTGGTGTTTACCTTGACTTCCGCAATAACGATGCCCGTCTTGTCATTGAAAATATCAAACGTGCAGCTAAAGACGGAGCTTTGATTGCGAGCCGTGTCAAAGCGGAGCGCTTTATTAAGGATGAGAATGATAAGGTCGTAGGAATTGTAGCTCGTGACCTTTTGACAGATACCAGCTTTGAAATTCGTGCCCGACTCGTTATCAATACAACTGGTCCATGGAGTGATGAAGTTCGCAATCTCGGTGGTGAAGGTAGTGGTGTATTCCAGATGAGACCGACAAAAGGAGTGCATTTAGTTGTAGATAGTGCTCGCTTATCTGTTCCTCAACCAACTTACTTTGATACAGGAGAGGCAGATGGTCGTATGGTCTTTGTCCTTCCTCGTGAAAACAAGACCTACTTTGGAACAACGGATACAGATTACACAGGTGATTTGGCAAATCCAACGGTAACCCAAGAAGATGTTGACTACTTGCTTGCTATTGTCAATAATCGTTTCCCAGAAGCAAACTTAACCATTGACGATATTGAAAGTGGTTGGGCAGGACTCCGTCCATTATTGTCTGGAAATGGCGCTTCAGATTACAATGGTGGAAACAATGGTAAACTGAGTGATGATAGTTTTAACAACCTGATTGATACGGTCAAAGCCTATCTCAATCATGAAAAATCACGCGATGATGTCGAACACGATTTGACACAACTAGAAGGCAGCGTATCTGAAAAGACCTTGGATCCGTCAGCAGTTTCTCGTGGCTCATCGCTTGACCGTGATGATAATGGTTTGTTGACTCTAGCTGGAGGAAAAATTACTGATTTCCGTAAAATGGCTGAAGGAGCACTTGAAAAAGTGGCAGAAATCCTCGAAACAGAGCACGGTCGCAAATTCAGATTGATTAATTCAAAAACCTATCCTGTCTCAGGCGGAGAATTAAATCCAGCTAATGTAGCAGAAGAAATTGAGCATTTGGCACAATTAGGTGTGAAAAAAGGCTTGCACTACGATGATGCGCTCTATCTTGCGAATTTATATGGTTCAAATGCACCGAAAGTCTTTGCCTTGAACCATAAAGTAGAAGCAGTTAGCCAGCTCAATCAGCGTGATTTATTGTCACTACATTATGCCATGAAAGAAGAAATGACCTTGACAGCTGTTGACTATCTTCTCCGTCGGACAAATTATATGCTCTTTATGCGGGAGCAGTTGGATAGTATTGTCGATGATGTCCTGCTTGAAATGGCAGCTTACTACGACTGGTCTGAGGAAGAACAAGCAGCGCAACGGGCCTTATTGGATGAAACCTTGGTCAAGAATGACTTGGCTTACTTGAAAAATTAG
- a CDS encoding ABC transporter ATP-binding protein, producing the protein MKKPNQWMVLKRLLSYLKPYKWLTTLALGLLLLTTVVKNSIPLIASHFIDHYLSNVNQTAVLLLVGYYMMYVLQTVIQYFGNLFFAKVSYSIVRDIRRDAFSNMERLGMSYFDRTPAGSIVSRITNDTEAISEMFSGILSSFISAIFIFSVTLYTMLMLDIRLTALVALLLPLIFLLVNLYRKKSVAVITKTRSLLSDINSKLAESIEGIRIVQAFGQEERLKAEFEAINQEHVVYANRSMALDSLFLRPAMSLLKLLAYALLMAYFGFHGLEAGISAGLMYAFIQYVNRLFDPLIEVTQNFSTLQTSMVSAGRVFDLIDERNFEPKQENSSAQIKRGIIEFRDVSFSYDGKRQILDGISFQVKEGETIAFVGATGSGKSSIINVLMRFYEFQSGQVLIDGQDIRQFSQAELRKKIGLVLQDPFLYHGTIESNIKMHQNLSDEEVQFAAEFVDADQFIQKLPGKYQAPVAERGSSFSTGQRQLLAFARTVASKPKILILDEATANIDSETEQIVQHSLEKMRQGRTTIAVAHRLSTIQDANCIYVLDKGKIIESGRHEELLAKAGTYHKMYQLQAGMLEQS; encoded by the coding sequence ATGAAAAAGCCAAATCAATGGATGGTTTTGAAACGACTCTTGTCCTATCTGAAGCCCTATAAGTGGCTAACAACTTTGGCTTTGGGTTTACTGTTATTGACAACGGTTGTGAAAAATAGTATTCCTCTGATTGCCTCTCATTTTATTGACCATTATTTAAGCAATGTTAATCAAACTGCGGTCTTACTCTTGGTAGGCTATTACATGATGTATGTCTTGCAGACAGTGATTCAATATTTTGGCAATCTCTTTTTTGCCAAGGTCTCTTATAGTATTGTCCGTGATATTCGCAGGGATGCGTTTTCGAATATGGAGCGCTTGGGGATGTCTTATTTTGACCGCACGCCTGCTGGCTCGATTGTCTCACGGATTACCAATGATACAGAAGCCATTTCGGAGATGTTTTCTGGGATTTTATCGAGTTTTATTTCAGCTATTTTTATTTTTAGCGTCACCCTTTATACCATGCTGATGCTGGATATTCGTCTGACTGCTTTAGTGGCACTCTTGCTTCCCCTCATTTTTCTTTTGGTCAATCTCTATCGGAAAAAATCCGTTGCCGTTATTACAAAGACCAGAAGTCTTTTGAGTGACATCAACAGTAAATTGGCTGAAAGTATTGAAGGGATTCGGATTGTTCAAGCCTTTGGTCAGGAAGAACGCTTGAAGGCTGAGTTTGAGGCAATCAATCAAGAGCATGTTGTCTATGCCAATCGTTCGATGGCCTTGGATAGTTTGTTTTTGCGACCTGCTATGTCGTTGTTGAAACTCCTAGCTTATGCGCTCTTGATGGCCTATTTTGGCTTTCACGGCTTAGAGGCAGGTATTTCAGCTGGGCTCATGTATGCCTTTATCCAGTATGTCAATCGCCTGTTTGATCCTTTGATTGAGGTGACACAGAATTTTTCGACCTTGCAAACCTCTATGGTTTCGGCAGGGCGTGTCTTTGACTTAATTGATGAAAGGAATTTTGAGCCGAAGCAAGAAAATAGTTCTGCTCAGATTAAACGAGGAATCATCGAATTTCGTGATGTATCCTTTTCTTATGATGGTAAGCGACAGATTTTGGATGGTATTTCCTTTCAAGTGAAGGAAGGGGAGACGATTGCCTTTGTTGGTGCTACGGGTTCTGGAAAATCTTCCATTATCAATGTCTTAATGCGCTTTTATGAATTTCAGTCTGGTCAGGTCTTGATTGATGGTCAAGACATTCGCCAATTTTCACAGGCTGAATTGCGCAAGAAAATTGGGCTGGTCTTGCAAGATCCCTTCCTTTATCATGGAACGATTGAGTCCAATATCAAAATGCACCAAAATCTTTCAGATGAAGAAGTACAATTTGCGGCAGAATTTGTTGATGCAGATCAATTTATCCAGAAATTACCTGGTAAATACCAAGCCCCTGTTGCAGAGCGCGGTAGTAGTTTTTCTACTGGTCAACGGCAATTGCTAGCCTTTGCTCGGACAGTTGCAAGTAAACCAAAGATTTTGATTTTGGATGAAGCAACAGCCAACATTGACTCGGAAACAGAGCAGATTGTCCAACATTCGCTTGAGAAGATGCGACAAGGTCGGACAACGATTGCGGTTGCCCACCGCTTGTCCACTATCCAAGATGCCAACTGTATCTATGTGCTGGATAAGGGCAAGATTATCGAAAGTGGTAGGCACGAGGAATTACTGGCAAAAGCTGGGACCTACCATAAGATGTATCAATTGCAGGCAGGGATGCTGGAGCAATCTTAG
- a CDS encoding FAD-dependent oxidoreductase, producing MKIIIVGASFAGMSAALECHQLYPDADILLIDKEEEVGYFPNVLNWQLKGEMKTAAEAQSGLVNQIKQTTIDFRLGAELVQLDAEDQSIIIRQAKTRTTEVYDALILAMGARQVWDFPDKGLGERILSSKYFSDAQESWRKIEKAQSVIIIGGGQIGLESVEALSQLPLSVTLFEAETSPLAKYVDEELMLDIEAELRRRHVKLHVGETVETICLTEDGSKVRVETLKGQYEADYLLLATNFQPNTDLVSDVLDCNPDQTIQVDEYLQTSQPHIFAIGDLIQLPFAFFGQAYLPLINHAILTGRLVAYNLVSPKRPLKEVQRIVSSHLFGYNMTSVGLTERQAQLWTDVDSVLIKAPYSQWETEELTFKLIVQRSDGRLLGGQLLSTSRHIQQMNTLALAISNGMTAQDMVEQSWLCLPRYTNLVPIVIEACQRYLHQKEEVSHAD from the coding sequence ATGAAAATCATAATCGTAGGTGCATCTTTTGCAGGAATGAGTGCTGCCTTGGAATGTCATCAATTATATCCAGATGCTGATATTTTATTAATTGATAAGGAAGAAGAGGTCGGTTACTTTCCAAATGTCTTAAATTGGCAGTTGAAGGGAGAAATGAAGACAGCTGCAGAAGCACAAAGTGGATTGGTGAATCAGATTAAGCAAACGACAATTGATTTTCGCTTGGGAGCAGAACTGGTTCAGCTAGATGCAGAAGACCAGTCCATTATCATTCGACAGGCAAAAACTAGGACAACAGAAGTTTATGATGCCCTTATTTTAGCTATGGGGGCAAGACAAGTATGGGACTTTCCAGATAAAGGCTTGGGAGAGCGTATCTTGTCTTCCAAGTATTTTTCAGATGCCCAAGAGAGCTGGCGAAAAATCGAAAAAGCCCAGTCTGTCATCATCATTGGCGGAGGGCAAATTGGCTTAGAAAGTGTAGAAGCCTTGAGTCAGTTGCCGCTGTCTGTTACACTTTTTGAAGCTGAAACTTCTCCCTTAGCCAAATATGTCGATGAGGAATTGATGCTGGACATTGAAGCTGAATTAAGAAGGCGCCATGTGAAACTTCATGTAGGAGAAACAGTCGAAACAATCTGCTTAACAGAGGATGGGAGCAAGGTTCGTGTTGAAACCCTAAAAGGTCAGTACGAAGCGGATTACCTACTCTTGGCAACGAATTTCCAACCCAATACAGATTTGGTTTCTGATGTTTTAGACTGCAATCCGGATCAGACCATTCAAGTAGATGAGTATTTACAAACGAGTCAGCCTCATATTTTTGCGATTGGCGACTTGATTCAGTTGCCATTTGCCTTTTTTGGTCAGGCTTATCTTCCTCTGATTAACCATGCGATTTTAACCGGTCGACTGGTGGCCTATAATTTAGTGTCTCCCAAGCGTCCTCTAAAAGAAGTTCAACGCATTGTTTCCAGTCATCTCTTTGGCTACAATATGACAAGTGTTGGTTTGACGGAGAGGCAGGCTCAACTTTGGACAGACGTGGATTCCGTCCTCATAAAAGCTCCCTATAGTCAATGGGAGACAGAAGAATTAACCTTCAAATTGATTGTCCAACGCTCGGATGGTCGACTGTTAGGCGGTCAACTCCTGTCGACTTCTCGTCACATTCAGCAGATGAATACCTTGGCCTTGGCTATTTCAAATGGAATGACAGCTCAGGACATGGTCGAGCAAAGTTGGCTCTGTTTGCCACGTTATACCAATCTGGTTCCGATTGTCATCGAAGCCTGTCAACGATACCTTCACCAAAAAGAGGAGGTAAGTCATGCAGATTGA
- the glpK gene encoding glycerol kinase GlpK: MTQEKYIMAIDQGTTSSRAIIFNKKGEKVGSYQKEFPQIFPKPGWVEHNANQIWNSVQSVIAGAFIESGINPAQIEGIGITNQRETTVVWDKETGLPIYNAIVWQSRQTAHIADQLKHDGYSDMIHKKTGLVIDAYFSATKVRWILDQVPGAQERAEKGELLFGTIDTWLVWKLTNGRCHVTDYSNAARTMLYNIKELKWDDEILALLNIPKAILPEVKSNSEIYGKTAPFHFYGAEVPISGMAGDQQAALFGQLAFEPGMVKNTYGTGSFIVMNTGEEMQLSENSLLTTIGYGINGKVYYALEGSVFIAGSAVQWLRDGMRMVKESPESEELARKSTSNDEVYVVPAFTGLGAPYWNSDARGSVFGLTRGTTKEDFVKATLQSIAYQVRDVIDVMQIDSGMPISVLKVDGGAAMNSLLMQFQADILGIEIARAKNLETTALGAAFLAGLAVGFWKDLEELKTLNAVGQSFQPAMNDARKEQLYKGWKKAVAATQLFAEIDEEE, encoded by the coding sequence ATGACACAAGAAAAATACATTATGGCCATTGACCAAGGTACGACAAGCTCGCGTGCCATTATCTTCAATAAAAAGGGAGAAAAAGTTGGTAGCTACCAGAAGGAATTTCCGCAAATTTTTCCAAAGCCAGGTTGGGTAGAGCATAATGCCAATCAAATTTGGAACTCAGTCCAGTCTGTCATTGCTGGTGCCTTTATCGAAAGTGGTATCAATCCTGCTCAAATCGAAGGGATTGGAATCACCAACCAACGTGAAACAACCGTTGTATGGGATAAGGAAACTGGTCTTCCTATTTATAATGCAATTGTATGGCAATCTCGTCAGACAGCTCATATTGCTGATCAATTAAAACATGACGGTTACTCAGACATGATTCACAAGAAGACTGGTCTTGTTATCGATGCCTATTTCTCAGCAACCAAGGTTCGTTGGATTTTGGATCAGGTTCCTGGTGCACAAGAACGAGCTGAAAAGGGCGAGTTGCTCTTTGGAACAATTGATACTTGGCTTGTTTGGAAATTGACAAACGGTCGTTGCCATGTCACAGATTATTCCAATGCAGCGCGTACCATGCTTTACAACATCAAGGAACTCAAATGGGATGATGAAATTCTTGCCCTCTTGAACATTCCAAAAGCTATCTTGCCAGAAGTCAAGTCTAACTCAGAAATTTATGGTAAGACAGCTCCATTCCATTTTTATGGGGCAGAAGTTCCGATTTCAGGTATGGCAGGTGACCAGCAAGCAGCCCTCTTTGGACAATTGGCCTTTGAACCTGGTATGGTAAAAAATACCTATGGTACAGGTTCCTTCATTGTCATGAATACAGGCGAAGAGATGCAGCTATCTGAAAATAGCCTCTTGACAACAATTGGTTATGGTATCAATGGCAAGGTCTACTATGCTCTTGAAGGTTCAGTCTTTATCGCAGGTAGTGCTGTTCAATGGTTGCGTGACGGTATGCGCATGGTCAAAGAATCTCCTGAATCTGAAGAATTAGCGCGCAAGTCTACCAGCAATGATGAAGTCTATGTAGTCCCAGCCTTCACAGGTCTTGGAGCACCTTATTGGAATTCAGATGCACGAGGCTCTGTCTTTGGTTTGACACGTGGAACAACAAAAGAAGATTTTGTCAAAGCAACGCTCCAATCCATTGCCTACCAAGTTCGTGATGTCATTGATGTGATGCAAATTGACTCTGGTATGCCAATTTCTGTCTTGAAAGTAGACGGTGGTGCAGCAATGAATAGCTTGCTCATGCAGTTCCAAGCAGATATTTTGGGCATTGAAATTGCACGGGCTAAAAACTTGGAAACAACAGCCCTTGGCGCAGCCTTTCTTGCAGGTCTAGCAGTTGGCTTCTGGAAAGATTTGGAGGAATTAAAGACTCTGAATGCCGTTGGTCAATCCTTCCAGCCAGCCATGAACGATGCGCGTAAAGAACAATTGTACAAAGGTTGGAAGAAAGCTGTTGCAGCAACTCAATTATTTGCTGAAATAGATGAAGAAGAATAG